One segment of Pristis pectinata isolate sPriPec2 chromosome 3, sPriPec2.1.pri, whole genome shotgun sequence DNA contains the following:
- the LOC127568070 gene encoding forkhead box protein G1-like, producing MGDEKQPKMVPKSTSFSIKNLLLPEEVQQSDNSQNARAGFLSSKSGDIESGAVKSDFKYQDHPETQVVTEGSEQKKDEKKQGKYDKPPFSYNALIMMAIRQSPEKRLTLNGIYEFIMKNFPYYRENKQGWQNSIRHNLSLNKCFVKVPRHYDDPGKGNYWMLDPSSDDVFIGGTTGKLRRRSATSRGKLAFKRGLRLSTSGLGLVERGNPLYWPLSPFLSLHHPHNGLNYSSAASSFLNQAPTYSSLLSGCGSGVDQMASGDLSHPLLRGSVQCGLANGYTVNPCSVSLLSGQAGYFFPSLHHTQTVQHQNGPGMGNPGAPSSSPPAASLLSETLRPSLSTFPSGLAAGFTSYLSQQNGGAPGNSFLH from the coding sequence ATGGGAGATGAGAAGCAGCCGAAAATGGTTCCCAAGTCCACCTCTTTCAGCATCAAGAACCTCTTGCTCCCCGAAGAGGTTCAACAAAGTGACAACAGTCAGAACGCCCGAGCCGGCTTCCTGAGCAGTAAGAGCGGCGACATCGAGAGCGGGGCTGTCAAGTCTGACTTCAAATATCAGGACCATCCAGAGACACAGGTCGTCACCGAGGGCAGCGAGCAAAAAAAGGACGAGAAGAAGCAGGGCAAATATGACAAGCCGCCTTTTAGTTATAACGCCCTGATCATGATGGCAATCCGCCAGAGCCCCGAGAAGCGGTTGACTCTCAACGGGATCTACGAGTTTATTATGAAGAATTTCCCATATTACCGGGAGAACAAGCAGGGTTGGCagaactccatccgccacaaccTCAGCCTCAATAAGTGTTTCGTCAAAGTGCCCCGGCACTACGACGATCCGGGCAAGGGCAATTACTGGATGCTCGACCCGTCCAGCGACGACGTGTTTATCGGAGGAACGACGGGCAAACTTCGGCGGAGATCGGCCACGTCCAGGGGAAAATTGGCTTTCAAAAGGGGGCTTCGCCTTTCGACGTCGGGACTGGGCTTGGTGGAGCGGGGCAACCCCTTGTACTGGCCTCTGTCTCCGTTCCTGTCCTTGCACCATCCCCACAACGGGCTCAATTACAGCAGCGCTGCCTCTAGCTTTTTGAACCAGGCTCCCACGTACAGCTCGTTGCTCTCCGGCTGTGGATCCGGGGTCGACCAGATGGCGAGCGGAGACCTCTCCCACCCGTTGTTAAGGGGATCCGTACAGTGCGGCTTGGCCAACGGGTACACGGTGAACCCTTGCTCCGTCAGCTTGCTGTCGGGACAAGCCGGCTATTTCTTCCCTTCCCTGCATCACACGCAGACGGTGCAGCACCAGAACGGACCTGGGATGGGGAATCCGGGAGCACCTTCCAGCTCCCCCCCGGCAGCTTCTCTTCTTTCCGAGACCCTCAGACCGTCCCTTTCCACCTTCCCATCCGGACTGGCCGCCGGATTTACCAGCTACCTGTCACAGCAGAACGGAGGGGCTCCTGGCAATTCGTTTTTGCACTGA